The genomic DNA ACGTACGCCAACCACCCCGGGGCGAACCGGGGCGACGGGCGGAGTGTGGGGCCGACCCCCCGGCCGGGCAAGGGCCCGGCCGGCTTCCGAACGGAGCCGCCGGACCGGACCGCGATCCTGGCGTGCCGCCGACCTCAGCGGACAGGCTTGAACGGCGTGATGGGCTCGGCAGGATCCACGTCGATCGGGCGGGCCGACCCGAACAGCCCTCCGTCGATCACGGTGGCATCCAGGATCAGGTACAGGCCCGCCGCCAGCGTCGCGAGCAGCGCTCCGGTCTTGACCGGGTTGAGCTTCCGGAGGCTCATCTCCTCGATCCCGGTCAGGGGGATGCTGTAGGACGTGGCGAACTGGAAGTTCTCCTGCAGCGTCTGGCCACGAGCGGTCACGACCTCCAGGTCGATCCGGTCCGACTCGCTCCGTCGCACGGTGCCGTCCAACACCCGGATCGGCGTGTCGCGATCCTGGCTCTGCCGGATGGCCTCTTCGATGGTCAGCCGCGCCCGGATCTGATCTCCGGGTGAGGCCTGGCGAACGGGTTGGAACGTGTAGCATCCGCTCGCGACCACTGCCGACACGACCAGGGTCAGCATGGCCAAGGCGCGGCGGCCTCCTGCGTTGCATCGGTGCTGTCTCACGTCGTGCTCCTCAGATGACTTCGACGGTGCCGGTGAACAGCTGGTTGAACACATACGCCCAGCGGTAGACCTGCGTGGCAAGGGGCCCGCCCACGTCGAAGCGTAGCGCGGCATCCAGATAGATCTTGACTCCTACGGACGACAGGTCCTCCTCGTCGCGACGGGCCTCGAAGAAGAAGCGCTTGGCGCCTCCGACCTGGGCGCCTCCCTCGAGTCGGATGATCGTGTCGAACGGAAGCATCCGCACGATGGTATCGGCCGCGAAGAGCTCCACCTGGGTGTTCCCGGCCTCGCTGACCCCGGCGTTGAATGCCTGGGACATCACCAAGGCCGCAGGCTTGCCGCCCTCGCCGGTCACGAGCACCCGCACCTGCTCCGGCGTCGGGTCCTCGAACCAGTCACACCCCCCCGCACCCGCCAGAACTCCGCACAACACGGCCCAGCCGGCCGCCCATCCCTGACGTCGAAGCGCCATCCCTTCCTCCTTGCATCTCCCTAGGCGAAGGTCCGGGCCCCCGACACCCTGTCGGAGACCCGGACCCGTGCTGCTACCCCTCACGCGCGGTGAAGGATCGCTGGAATCAGCACCCCAATCCGTTCAGGTGGCAGTTCGCCCGGATCTCGGTGATGCTGATGGGCAACAGCTTGCCCGGATTCTGCTGGGTATCCGACGTCGGAAGCCAGACGTCGTCCACCACACCGAAGCGGTACATGTCCGCCAGGCGCTGGCCCGTGAGGAAGATGTTCACGCGCCGCTCGTGGCGCAGCATGTCGATCGCAGGGATCTGACCGCTGTACGCCGTCACGCCATCCAGGGTGACCCGGATGTCGTTGATGGCGTCGGTGAACGCCGCGTTGTCGCCGCGCGCGAGCGCGTCCTCCGCGATGATCATGTGCATCTGCCGCTCGTCGATGATCGTGAGCGGCTGATAGATCTGACCTTCGACGAAGAACTCGTTCACGCGCCGCGTGATCTCACGATCGGGCGCATTGGTGAGCGGGTCCATGAGCACGATCCCGGTGATCGTCTTGATCGCCGCCGGGTCCACGCTCACGTAGTCCGAGCCCACCTGGTTCTCGGCGCGGCTGTTGATCCAGCTCGCCAGCTGGTTGGTGATGGTCGACGCGCTGTACTGGAACTGCCAGCGCCAGTCGGTGCCGCCCATGAGGGCCAGCGCCGCCTGGGCGTCGGCCACCGCGCCGGCATCCTGCACCAGCGGGTTCGCCGTGTTCGGGGTCGGCTTGATCTTCTGCCGGATCCCCTTGGCGAACTTGGCCCGGGCCCGCATCGCCAGCGCCCGCGTCTCGATCTCGGAATTGCCGGCGGCACGCGCCAACGTCACCGCCTGGTCGAGGCGGGACACGGCGTCGTCGAAGACCGCCAGCATCCCGGCCTCACCCACCGGCGCGCCCGCCTCCAGCTTGTCGGAGAACGTCATGTCCTCCTGGACCTCACCGATCACGGTGTAGACCGTCCCCGCGATCAGGTAGCCCTTGGCGAGCGTCGCATTGAACTGGGTCAGTCCCTCGTCCACGTGGACCTTGACCAGATCCACGGCCTGATCCGCCATCCAGCGCGCCTGCGCCAGCTCCGGATAGGTCACGTCGAGGAATTCGTTCTCGGTGTTGGACAACGCACCGATGTCGATCTCGCGCCAGCCGTCACGCGAGCCGATCCAGGTGAGCCCGTCGCCCGCGATCTCGTACGCCTGCCACACGTCCGAGATGGCTACGGCCGCGAGCGACAGCGCACCGTTCACGACGGCGTTGGCCGCCTGGGTCGTGGCGAGGTTCTCCTCGACCAGGTTGTTCGGGTTGCTGACATCCAGGATGCCGCAGCCCGTGGTCGCCAGGACACCGCTCAGAAGAGCGACGCCCGCGAACCGGATCCGCTTGGTTCCGATATGCATCGTTCGTCTCCTCCTCAGAAGCTCACGCGGAGCGACGCGGTGATCCGGCGGGGCGTGGGCACGCCCCAGCCCTCGACGCCCTGGAGGAAGTTGTTGTCGGCGCCCGCACCGTCGGAGCGGCCGACCACGTTCCCCTCGGGGTCCATGCCGGAGTAGTCACTGTTCACCCACAGCGCCAGGTTGCGGACGCCCACGTTGAGCGTGCCGGTGGCCAGGCCCAGCCGCTCCACGAAGGAGGAGGGCATGCGGTAGGTGAGCGACAGCTCACGGAAGCGGAGGAAGTCCGCCTTGTAGGTGGAATTCAGACCCTGCATCGGCGAGAGGGCCTCGATCTCCTTGGCCCACGCGATGGCCGCGTCCAGACGGGCCTCCGCGGTCGACGCCGGGTTCTCCATGATGGCCTGCAGCTCCACAGCGCGCGGGATGTTGCGCCCGATCACCGGGTTGGCCTGACGGAACTCACCGGACAGGTTCTGATGGTAGTAGTTCCCGAAGCGGTACTCGAAGTTGGTCACGAGCTCGAAGTTGTTCAGGAACGAGATGTTCGTCCCGAACGAGCCCTGCCAGTCCGGCGTGGGCTTGCCGTTGTACCCGAGCGTGTGACCCTCACCGCAGTTGCTCGAGGCCACCTGGCCGTTCGGCACGCCGAAGTCGGAGTGACCCTTCACGAGCGGCTTGAACTCGCTCGGATTCCGCGGCACGCCGAAGTACGCCAGCGCCTGATCCCGCGTCGGCGCCACGCACTCGCCGGCCTGCGGAGCCAGGATGTTCAGCGGGATCTCGTTCTCCGCCAACTGCGCACCGATGAACGCACCCGGCGCGAAGCCCTCGATCAGCCAGTTCCGGTAGCGCGTGTAGCTGCCACCGATCTTGATCGGAGCGGCGCCGCCCAGGCTGGTGATCTCCTCCGAGATGTAGGAGGCGTTGGCGTTGATGTTGATGCTGACGTTGTCGCCCTGGTAGAGCGAGCCCTGCGCACCGATCTCCCAGCCGGTCGCCTTCAACTCGCCGATGTTGACGAGCTGCCGGTTGCGGAAGCCGCCCGACGGCGGGAACTGCTGGTCGACCAGCGCGTCCGTCACCGTGCGGTTCCAGTAGGTGACGTCCAGCGCGGCGCGGTCGTTGAAGAACCCGAGCTCAGTGCCCAGCTCCCACTCCGTCGACACCTCGGGCGACAGGTCGTCGTTGCCCAGGTTGAACGGACGCACGCCAGCGCCGTCCTCCGACGCGTAGGGCTCGTACGTGGTGAACCGATCGAACGCGCCCGGCTGGAGGCCGGACTGCCCGATGGCGCCACGCAGACGGAAGGTCGAGACGAGCTCGCTCTCCCACCCGAAGGCGTCGGTCGGGATGAAGGACGCGGAGAACTTCGGATAGAACGCCGTGTTGAAGTTCTCACCGAACGCGGAATTGGCGTCCCAGCGTCCGCCGACCGTCAGGAACAGGTAATCGTTGATGCCGAGCTGCTCCTGCAGGTAGCCACCGACCTGCGTGTTGCGCTCGAAACGCTCCGACACGTACTGGTCGGCACCGGCCTCGGCGACCTCGAGACCGGGACCCGGGAAGCGCGCACCGCCGCCACCCGACGTGGTCTCCTGGGCCATGAAGCCCTGTCCACCGGCCAGGAACGTGCTCTCGAAGCGATCGCCGAAGCGACGCACCCAGGAGAGCTTGAAGTCGGCCGTGATCTCGCGGTTGGTACGGTCCGCGATGTTGCGGCTGCCCTCGGGCTCGGAGCTGGAGAAGTTGTCCACGTTCCAGCCATAGGGGCGGAAGTCGTAGGCCTCCTCCGCCACCAGGTCCACGCCGAAGGTCCCGTCGACGATGAGCCCTTCCTGGATCTGGTA from Gemmatimonadota bacterium includes the following:
- a CDS encoding SusC/RagA family TonB-linked outer membrane protein, encoding MIRPTSVRRSWMGLALGAAVALVLALAPTTVQAQQSTGVIAGTVTDAGSQRPLESAQVFIEGTGIGALTNSSGRYILLNVPAGQHTIRVQLVGFKEGSATVTVTAGQSSVADVAVEQTAIELTEIVVTGAGVATEKRKLGNTIATVDVSQLQDAPIADVSQLLQGREPGVVGGIGSGTTGEGSTIRIRGSASLSQSNEPLVYIDGIRVDNSGGFAGNEIGAGGQGRTSRLDDIDPSTIERIEILKGAAAATLYGTEASNGVIQIFTKRGRQGTPRFTFEVQQSAITTPTDRMLNLADYPAKGCLNRTNQASMDSCIAGGLSRMQSRFGFSGGAYDSYEVPLLQDLFNTGYGQTYGASVTGGSDLITYFASGRYTFEDGPFDGSFLSVPEVGGVAQDENRRIQSNINLNIFPMEKLSIRLSSLYSEVHQETPNNGNNIYGGFSSALMAQLRLSEDDNLFGAPAFATLKENLHQYTVGDTRHFAGSINANYQIQEGLIVDGTFGVDLVAEEAYDFRPYGWNVDNFSSSEPEGSRNIADRTNREITADFKLSWVRRFGDRFESTFLAGGQGFMAQETTSGGGGARFPGPGLEVAEAGADQYVSERFERNTQVGGYLQEQLGINDYLFLTVGGRWDANSAFGENFNTAFYPKFSASFIPTDAFGWESELVSTFRLRGAIGQSGLQPGAFDRFTTYEPYASEDGAGVRPFNLGNDDLSPEVSTEWELGTELGFFNDRAALDVTYWNRTVTDALVDQQFPPSGGFRNRQLVNIGELKATGWEIGAQGSLYQGDNVSININANASYISEEITSLGGAAPIKIGGSYTRYRNWLIEGFAPGAFIGAQLAENEIPLNILAPQAGECVAPTRDQALAYFGVPRNPSEFKPLVKGHSDFGVPNGQVASSNCGEGHTLGYNGKPTPDWQGSFGTNISFLNNFELVTNFEYRFGNYYHQNLSGEFRQANPVIGRNIPRAVELQAIMENPASTAEARLDAAIAWAKEIEALSPMQGLNSTYKADFLRFRELSLTYRMPSSFVERLGLATGTLNVGVRNLALWVNSDYSGMDPEGNVVGRSDGAGADNNFLQGVEGWGVPTPRRITASLRVSF